From the genome of Spinacia oleracea cultivar Varoflay chromosome 2, BTI_SOV_V1, whole genome shotgun sequence, one region includes:
- the LOC110794029 gene encoding protein DYAD: MCTRQSILGAVGVEAIRSPLPTSTKREPAEVIMEGSFYEIDHSKLPPRTPPMLHCVRAVMVTAKAELNVTVRYPSAQSIDAYFGNSDHIASRSELYPALDEEFIMGPTLAVKVLRRQIPSQGFEMLRHSKSFWLIKPLLVKSEFEAKHGPCFHKLQASRIQGWGVKKFAAYAPNPTEVNDLVEVKSSTFEEEEKSAKEVAFIEVPKAQEIIQYSRKRKHGRPPTSQSKKSRQIPKQKAIEVVKSIKGNNNSNKEFVDRWPLKRYEAAATELVEVLKKYGAGYSNPISRLQLRTEARKRIGDTGLLDHMLKHLAGQVVPHDGNDRLRRRCDSEGKMEYWLESADLVDIRKEAGVKDPYWIPPPGWKLGDSTSDPKCLCRQEVKMLKEELSIMRRHMAELKTENNDEQPITMVMPVSTTSSRRETYEVLMKKKCLMEVQLRQISKALMELEEDSKLQDNKSEAAAASLQLIPFPYQSLPAEEDTKEDTKEDLEEESQGEEAEEESRAARRLIVKLKPCRRLDDISSNTFLSREADHSGSPLSSTTS, translated from the exons ATGTGCACAAGACAGAGTATCCTGGGAGCAGTAGGAGTTGAAGCAATCAGAAGTCCCCTGCCCACCTCTACCAAAA GGGAACCTGCTGAGGTTATTATGGAAGGTTCATTTTACGAGATTGATCATTCGAAGCTACCTCCTAGAACCCCGCCCATGCTTCATTGTGTTCGAGCTGTTATG GTAACTGCGAAAGCTGAGCTGAATGTGACTGTAAGATATCCTAGCGCTCAATCTATAGACGCGTATTTTGGGAATTCAGACCATATAGCTAGTAGATCAGAACTTTACCCTGCATTGGATGAAGAGTTTATAATGGGGCCAACTCTTGCTGTAAAAGTTCTAAGGCGACAAATCCCATCTCAAGGATTCGAGATGCTTAGACACTCCAAATCCTTTTGGTTAATCAAGCCATTGTTGGTAAAAAGTGAATTTGAGGCTAAACATGGTCCATGCTTTCACAAGCTTCAAGCTAGCAGAATACAAGGATGGGGAGTAAAGAAGTTCGCTGCCTATGCTCCAAACCCCACAGAGGTGAATGACCTTGTTGAGGTAAAGAGTTCAACTTTTGAAGAGGAAGAAAAAAGTGCGAAAGAAGTGGCATTCATTGAAGTACCTAAGGCACAAGAAATCATTCAGTACAGCAGGAAGAGAAAGCATGGTAGACCTCCAACTTCTCAAAGCAAGAAGAGTAGACAGATTCCGAAGCAAAAAGCTATTGAGGTTGTTAAGTCTATCAAGGGAAACAACAACAGTAATAAAGAGTTTGTTGATAGATGGCCATTAAAAAG GTACGAGGCAGCTGCAACGGAATTGGTGGAGGTTCTGAAGAAATACGGAGCTGGTTACAGCAACCCAATTTCTCGTTTACAGCTAAGGACAGAAGCCCGGAAAAGAATAGGTGATACCGGTCTGTTGGACCATATGCTCAAGCACCTTGCTGGTCAAGTGGTCCCACATGATGGGAATGATCGCCTTCGTAGGAGGTGTGACTCTGAAGGTAAGATGGAGTACTGGCTTGAGAGTGCTGATCTGGTTGACATAAGGAAGGAGGCTGGGGTTAAAGATCCTTACTGGATACCACCTCCTGGATGGAAGCTTGGAGATAGCACTAGTGATCCTAAGTGTTTGTGTCGTCAAGAAGTCAAGATGCTTAAAGAAGAACTTAGCATCATGAGAAG ACATATGGCAGAGCTGAAAACTGAAAACAATGACGAACAGCCAATAACAATGGTGATGCCAGTCAGTACCACATCTTCTAGGAGG GAAACCTATGAGGTGCTGATGAAGAAGAAATGTCTTATGGAGGTGCAACTACGTCAGATTTCAAAAGCTTTGATGGAACTGGAG GAAGACAGTAAACTGCAAGATAACAAATctgaagcagcagcagcaagtcTGCAACTAATCCCATTTCCCTACCAGAGTTTACCAGCAGAAGAAGACACCAAAGAAGACACCAAAGAAGACTTGGAAGAAGAAAGTCAAGGTGAAGAAGCAGAGGAAGAAAGCCGAGCAGCAAGAAGACTGATTGTAAAACTGAAACCATGCAGACGACTTGATGACATCAGCAGCAACACGTTTTTGTCTCGAGAAGCGGATCACTCAGGCTCTCC